In the Streptomyces fradiae ATCC 10745 = DSM 40063 genome, one interval contains:
- a CDS encoding TetR/AcrR family transcriptional regulator: MTTEVTDPAPEHPRRSDATRAAILAAARERFAADGYERATIRAIARDAGIDPSMVMRYYGNKEGLFTAASEIDLRLPRLGALPAQHVGAALVGHFLDRWEADDVLTAVLRGGITNPAGAERMHAIFREQLGPLVLGLCPDPAEAPRRAALVASQILGMALVRYVVKLPPAADLTRDEVVAWLAPTVQRYLTAERP; encoded by the coding sequence ATGACGACGGAAGTCACCGACCCCGCGCCCGAGCACCCGCGCCGTTCGGATGCCACGCGCGCCGCGATCCTCGCGGCCGCCCGGGAACGCTTCGCCGCCGACGGCTACGAGCGCGCCACCATCCGCGCCATCGCCCGCGACGCGGGCATCGACCCGTCGATGGTGATGCGCTACTACGGCAACAAGGAGGGGCTCTTCACCGCCGCGTCCGAGATCGACCTGCGCCTGCCGCGACTGGGCGCGCTGCCCGCCCAGCACGTGGGAGCGGCCCTCGTCGGCCACTTCCTCGACCGCTGGGAGGCCGACGACGTGCTCACCGCGGTGCTCCGCGGCGGCATCACCAACCCGGCGGGCGCGGAGCGCATGCACGCGATCTTCCGGGAGCAGCTCGGCCCGCTGGTCCTCGGCCTGTGCCCCGACCCGGCCGAGGCCCCGCGCCGTGCCGCGCTCGTCGCCTCGCAGATCCTCGGCATGGCCCTGGTCCGCTACGTGGTGAAGCTCCCGCCCGCCGCCGACCTGACGAGGGACGAGGTCGTCGCCTGGCTCGCCCCGACCGTGCAGCGCTACCTCACCGCGGAGCGGCCGTAG